One Pseudonocardia abyssalis DNA segment encodes these proteins:
- the hypE gene encoding hydrogenase expression/formation protein HypE yields the protein MTAADYLSSGPGFAEGEVIERIEAFRRRRPRLRDEIVTLAHGAGGKSSAALVDAVFVEAFHNELGDGAVLTTPSGERLAFSTDSFVVQPLRFPGGSIGHLAVHGTVNDLACSGAVPQWLSAAFVLEEGFGVAELKEIVADMASAAAAAGVRIVTGDTKVVPRGAADGLFVTTSGVGVIPAGRRFPAVRPGDRLILSGTMGDHGMAVMLARGDLAIEADIASDTAPVHGVVEALLAAAPGTRWLRDPTRGGVGTVANELAQDTGLGVVLDEQSLPVRPVVNGACEMLGIDPLYVANEGKFLAVVAPEEADAALAAMRSHPLGADSVVIGEITAQPASTVVLRTAFGGTRIVDMLVGDPLPRIC from the coding sequence GTGACCGCCGCCGACTACCTGAGCTCGGGCCCGGGCTTCGCCGAGGGCGAGGTGATCGAGCGGATCGAGGCGTTCCGCCGCCGCCGCCCGCGGCTGCGCGACGAGATCGTGACGCTGGCGCACGGGGCGGGCGGCAAGTCCTCGGCCGCACTCGTCGACGCCGTGTTCGTGGAGGCGTTCCACAACGAGCTGGGCGACGGGGCCGTGCTCACGACGCCGTCCGGGGAGCGGCTGGCGTTCTCCACCGACTCGTTCGTCGTGCAGCCGCTGCGCTTCCCCGGCGGCTCGATCGGCCACCTCGCCGTACACGGCACCGTCAACGACCTGGCCTGCTCCGGGGCGGTGCCGCAGTGGCTCTCGGCGGCGTTCGTGCTGGAGGAGGGCTTCGGGGTCGCGGAGCTGAAGGAGATCGTCGCCGACATGGCGTCGGCAGCCGCCGCGGCGGGCGTGCGGATCGTCACCGGCGACACCAAGGTCGTGCCCCGCGGAGCTGCCGACGGCCTGTTCGTCACCACCTCGGGGGTCGGGGTGATCCCGGCCGGGCGGAGGTTCCCCGCGGTGCGTCCCGGCGACCGGCTGATCCTGTCCGGGACGATGGGCGACCACGGCATGGCCGTCATGCTCGCCCGCGGCGACCTCGCGATCGAGGCCGACATCGCCTCGGACACCGCACCGGTGCACGGCGTCGTCGAGGCGCTGCTGGCCGCCGCCCCCGGCACCCGCTGGCTGCGCGACCCCACCCGCGGCGGCGTCGGCACCGTCGCCAACGAGCTCGCGCAGGACACCGGTCTCGGCGTCGTCCTCGACGAGCAGTCGTTGCCGGTGCGCCCGGTCGTCAACGGGGCCTGCGAGATGCTCGGCATCGACCCGCTCTACGTCGCCAACGAGGGCAAGTTCCTCGCGGTCGTCGCCCCGGAGGAGGCCGACGCCGCGCTGGCCGCGATGCGGTCGCACCCGCTGGGCGCCGACTCCGTCGTGATCGGCGAGATCACCGCGCAGCCGGCCTCCACGGTCGTGCTGCGCACCGCCTTCGGGGGCACCCGGATCGTCGACATGCTCGTCGGCGACCCCCTGCCGAGAATCTGCTGA
- the hypD gene encoding hydrogenase formation protein HypD — protein sequence MKFVDEFRDPAAARKLLGAIEVLAESGRHYKFMEVCGGHTHTIYRHGIEHLLPSNVELVHGPGCPVCVIPMGRVDDAMWLAEQPGVIFTCFGDMMRVPGSRGSLLDAKARGADVRFVYSPLDALTLATRNPDKQVVFFALGFETTAPSTAVTLVRARELGVTNFSVFCNHVTIVPPLKAILDSPDLRLDGFLGPGHVSTVVGNRPYRFVAETYGKPIVVAGFEPLDILASVAMLLTQLREGRCEVENQYSRVVHEDGNPAALALLGQVFSLRPHFEWRGLGFISQSALRLHDDFAEFDAEIRYAMPGVRVADPKACQCGEVLKGVLKPWECKVFGTACTPETPIGTCMVSPEGACAAYYNFGRMHREAVQLVSGG from the coding sequence ATGAAGTTCGTCGACGAGTTCCGCGACCCGGCCGCCGCCCGGAAGCTGCTGGGCGCGATCGAGGTGCTCGCGGAGTCCGGCCGCCACTACAAGTTCATGGAGGTGTGCGGCGGGCACACCCACACCATCTACCGCCACGGCATCGAGCACCTGCTCCCGTCGAACGTCGAGCTGGTGCACGGGCCGGGCTGTCCGGTGTGCGTCATCCCGATGGGCCGCGTCGACGACGCCATGTGGCTCGCCGAGCAGCCGGGGGTGATCTTCACCTGCTTCGGCGACATGATGCGCGTGCCCGGGTCGCGGGGGAGCCTGCTCGACGCGAAGGCCCGCGGCGCCGACGTCCGGTTCGTCTACTCCCCGCTCGACGCGCTCACCCTCGCCACGCGCAACCCGGACAAGCAGGTCGTGTTCTTCGCGTTGGGCTTCGAGACCACCGCACCGTCGACGGCCGTGACGCTCGTGCGGGCCCGCGAGCTGGGCGTCACGAACTTCTCGGTGTTCTGCAACCACGTCACGATCGTGCCGCCGCTCAAGGCCATCCTCGACTCGCCCGACCTGCGCCTCGACGGGTTCCTCGGCCCGGGGCACGTGTCGACGGTGGTGGGGAACCGGCCCTACCGGTTCGTCGCCGAGACCTACGGCAAGCCGATCGTCGTGGCCGGGTTCGAGCCGCTGGACATCCTCGCCTCGGTCGCGATGCTGCTCACCCAGCTCCGGGAGGGCCGCTGCGAGGTGGAGAACCAGTACTCCCGGGTGGTCCACGAGGACGGGAACCCGGCGGCGCTCGCGCTGCTCGGGCAGGTCTTCTCGCTGCGGCCGCACTTCGAGTGGCGCGGCCTGGGCTTCATCTCCCAGAGCGCGCTGCGGCTGCACGACGACTTCGCGGAGTTCGACGCCGAGATCCGCTACGCGATGCCCGGTGTCCGCGTCGCCGACCCGAAGGCGTGCCAGTGCGGGGAGGTGCTCAAGGGGGTCCTCAAGCCGTGGGAGTGCAAGGTGTTCGGCACCGCCTGCACGCCGGAGACGCCGATCGGGACGTGCATGGTCTCGCCCGAGGGGGCGTGCGCGGCGTACTACAACTTCGGGCGGATGCACCGGGAGGCGGTCCAGCTTGTCAGCGGGGGTTGA
- a CDS encoding hydrogenase assembly protein HupF, giving the protein MTAALDQDLSDDLAAAALSLARSFAAGATLWCLAPDWEPHAQHVAVEFVHPVIVGKKALPAVALTGPGLVATTRVSVRPGDVVLAVAAAAEPAVREVMLRAPAWGVDTLWIGSGVRPPDGAAGHVLWLEDPDPRLPATGGFVLIYHLLWELTHVCFEHPGLLTTQECADEVCITCSDEGRLGEVVGPGRVRTATGVEDVETMLVGAVAPGDLLLVHAGTAISRVTA; this is encoded by the coding sequence GTGACCGCCGCGCTGGACCAGGACCTCTCCGACGACCTCGCGGCCGCGGCGCTGTCGCTGGCCCGCAGCTTCGCCGCCGGGGCCACGCTGTGGTGCCTCGCGCCGGACTGGGAGCCGCACGCCCAGCACGTCGCGGTCGAGTTCGTGCACCCGGTGATCGTCGGCAAGAAGGCGTTGCCCGCGGTGGCGCTGACCGGGCCCGGGCTCGTCGCCACCACCCGGGTCTCGGTGCGCCCCGGTGACGTCGTGCTCGCCGTGGCCGCCGCCGCCGAGCCCGCCGTGCGCGAGGTGATGCTCCGGGCCCCGGCCTGGGGCGTCGACACCCTCTGGATCGGCAGCGGCGTCCGTCCGCCCGACGGCGCTGCCGGGCACGTCCTGTGGCTCGAGGACCCCGACCCCCGGCTGCCGGCCACCGGCGGCTTCGTGTTGATCTACCATCTGCTCTGGGAGCTGACGCATGTGTGCTTCGAGCACCCCGGCCTGCTGACGACGCAGGAGTGCGCGGACGAGGTCTGCATCACCTGCTCCGACGAGGGGCGGCTCGGCGAGGTCGTCGGCCCCGGGCGGGTCCGCACCGCCACGGGCGTCGAGGACGTCGAGACGATGCTCGTCGGGGCGGTCGCGCCCGGTGACCTGCTGCTCGTCCACGCCGGTACGGCGATCTCGCGGGTGACGGCGTGA
- a CDS encoding D-sedoheptulose-7-phosphate isomerase — MTGFLYPFLDAGERDRDALLRDLAASARSKALQSAALRASTLAACAADLDRAAVEMARRFAAGGRLFCFGNGGSSTDATTLAGLFARPPLHAPLPAWSLTADQAVLTALGNDVGFDLVFARQLMARGGPGDMAVALSTSGSSRDLVAAFREARTRGMFTVGFAGYDGGRFAESPDVDVCFTVDSQSVHRIQEAQALLGYQLWATVHDRMGDQ; from the coding sequence GTGACCGGCTTCCTCTACCCCTTCCTCGACGCCGGGGAGCGTGACCGGGACGCGCTGCTGCGCGACCTCGCCGCGTCGGCGCGGTCGAAGGCGCTGCAGAGCGCGGCGCTGCGGGCCTCGACGCTGGCCGCGTGCGCCGCCGACCTCGATCGGGCCGCGGTGGAGATGGCCCGGCGGTTCGCCGCGGGTGGGCGGTTGTTCTGCTTCGGCAACGGCGGCAGCTCCACCGACGCGACGACCCTCGCCGGGCTGTTCGCCCGCCCGCCGCTGCACGCGCCGCTGCCCGCGTGGTCGCTCACCGCCGACCAGGCGGTCCTCACGGCGCTGGGCAACGACGTCGGGTTCGACCTGGTGTTCGCCCGGCAGCTGATGGCCCGCGGCGGCCCCGGTGACATGGCGGTCGCCCTGTCCACCAGCGGCAGCTCCCGCGACCTGGTGGCCGCGTTCCGGGAGGCCCGCACCCGCGGGATGTTCACCGTCGGGTTCGCCGGGTACGACGGCGGGCGGTTCGCCGAGAGCCCGGACGTCGACGTCTGCTTCACCGTCGACTCGCAGAGCGTCCACCGCATCCAGGAGGCGCAGGCCCTGCTGGGCTACCAGCTCTGGGCCACCGTCCACGACCGCATGGGGGACCAGTGA
- a CDS encoding HypC/HybG/HupF family hydrogenase formation chaperone: MCLGIPGRIVAITDAANCMAKVDVSGVQRTISVRLLERDMPEPDDWVLVHVGFAMARIDEAEALLTLAAVQKLGDAYTDELDAFRGSPA, encoded by the coding sequence ATGTGCCTGGGGATCCCGGGGAGGATCGTCGCGATCACCGACGCCGCGAACTGCATGGCGAAGGTGGACGTCAGCGGCGTGCAGCGCACGATCAGCGTCCGCCTGCTGGAGCGGGACATGCCCGAACCCGACGACTGGGTGCTCGTCCACGTCGGGTTCGCCATGGCCCGGATCGACGAGGCCGAGGCGCTGCTGACGCTGGCCGCCGTGCAGAAGCTCGGCGACGCCTACACCGACGAGCTCGACGCGTTCAGGGGGAGTCCGGCATGA
- a CDS encoding HypC/HybG/HupF family hydrogenase formation chaperone: MCLGVPGRIAEIWDEPSGARMAHVEFPGSAESGPEVRRLCLAYLPDLRIGDYTIAHAGFALTRIDEDSARVTLATMVDYGILDGAP; this comes from the coding sequence ATGTGTCTGGGGGTTCCCGGCCGGATCGCGGAGATCTGGGACGAGCCGAGCGGTGCGCGGATGGCGCACGTCGAGTTCCCCGGATCGGCGGAATCGGGTCCGGAGGTGCGGCGCCTGTGCCTGGCCTACCTGCCGGACCTGCGGATCGGCGACTACACGATCGCCCACGCGGGCTTCGCGCTGACGCGCATCGACGAGGACTCCGCCCGCGTCACGCTGGCGACGATGGTCGACTACGGCATCCTGGACGGGGCACCGTGA